Proteins encoded within one genomic window of Acidimicrobiales bacterium:
- a CDS encoding amidohydrolase family protein, producing MYDLLIRGGLVVDGTGTPGVPADVAVADGRIAAVGDLTGADAAEVVDATGLVVCPGFVDPHTHYDAQLFWDSYATPSSQHGVTSVVMGNCGFSIAPLGDDSDAAYLAAMLVKVEGMSPAALAEGVDWNWRSFGSFLDRFEGNLGVNVAGMVGHSAIRRTVMKDDAVSREATPAELDQMRRLLAESLEAGGLGLSTSRSFTHSDGDGMPVPSRTAAVDEVVALCEVCADYPGTTLEWVADGCMNGFRDDEVDLMARMSLAARRPVNWNVLTIDAARPDDYREQLAACDRVAEAGGRAVALTMPVLVGMNMHFHTFCALYSLPDWGDVMNLDHEEKVAALTDPETRRFLEQRAASPDAGVFSRLTGWGLYRIGDTFSETNEGLKGRLVGDIARERGQRDFYTLLDIVLADDLRTVLWPGPTDDDPASWLMRQAAWDHDHVMIGGSDAGAHLDRMAGASYTTQWLADCLRGRRLATLEGAIAHMTDVPARFFGMRERGRIAEGWHADLVVLDPETVGAGEFQMRNDLPGDSPRLYADAIGVERVYVNGACTVVDGTPTGKLPGRVLRSGADTETTAIPADS from the coding sequence ATGTACGACCTCCTGATACGCGGCGGCCTGGTGGTCGACGGCACGGGTACCCCGGGAGTACCGGCCGACGTCGCCGTGGCCGACGGCCGCATCGCGGCGGTCGGTGACCTGACAGGGGCAGATGCCGCCGAGGTCGTGGATGCCACCGGCCTGGTGGTCTGCCCGGGGTTCGTGGACCCCCACACCCACTACGACGCCCAGCTGTTCTGGGACTCCTACGCCACCCCGTCCAGCCAGCACGGCGTCACGAGCGTGGTCATGGGCAACTGCGGCTTCAGCATCGCCCCCCTCGGCGACGACTCGGACGCCGCCTACCTGGCCGCCATGCTGGTCAAGGTGGAGGGCATGTCCCCGGCGGCACTGGCCGAGGGCGTGGACTGGAACTGGCGCTCCTTCGGCAGCTTCCTGGACCGCTTCGAGGGAAACCTCGGCGTGAACGTGGCCGGGATGGTCGGCCACAGCGCCATCCGCCGTACGGTCATGAAGGACGACGCCGTCAGTCGTGAGGCAACGCCCGCGGAGCTGGACCAGATGCGGCGCCTCCTGGCCGAGTCGCTGGAGGCCGGCGGGCTGGGCCTCTCGACCAGCAGGTCGTTCACCCACAGCGACGGCGACGGTATGCCCGTGCCGTCGCGGACCGCTGCCGTCGACGAGGTGGTCGCACTCTGCGAGGTGTGCGCCGACTACCCGGGCACCACCCTGGAGTGGGTGGCCGACGGATGCATGAACGGCTTCCGCGATGACGAGGTCGACCTGATGGCCCGCATGTCGCTGGCCGCGCGACGACCGGTGAACTGGAACGTCCTCACCATCGATGCGGCGCGTCCAGACGACTACCGCGAGCAGCTCGCCGCCTGTGACCGTGTTGCGGAAGCCGGTGGCAGGGCAGTGGCGTTGACCATGCCCGTCCTCGTGGGCATGAACATGCACTTCCACACGTTCTGTGCGCTCTACTCGCTCCCCGACTGGGGCGACGTGATGAACCTGGACCATGAGGAGAAGGTGGCCGCCCTGACTGATCCCGAGACCCGCCGGTTCCTGGAACAGCGGGCGGCCTCACCGGACGCTGGCGTCTTCTCCCGCCTCACCGGTTGGGGCCTGTACCGCATAGGCGACACCTTCTCCGAGACGAACGAGGGCCTCAAGGGCCGGCTGGTCGGCGACATCGCCCGGGAACGTGGCCAGCGAGACTTCTACACCCTGCTGGACATCGTCCTGGCCGACGACCTGCGAACAGTTCTGTGGCCCGGTCCGACCGACGATGACCCTGCCAGCTGGCTCATGCGCCAGGCCGCCTGGGACCACGACCACGTGATGATCGGCGGGTCCGACGCCGGCGCCCACCTGGATCGCATGGCCGGCGCCAGCTACACCACCCAGTGGCTGGCCGACTGCCTGCGCGGCCGGCGGCTGGCCACCCTGGAGGGCGCCATCGCCCACATGACCGACGTCCCGGCACGGTTCTTCGGCATGAGGGAGAGGGGCCGCATAGCAGAGGGCTGGCACGCCGACCTGGTGGTCCTGGATCCCGAGACCGTCGGAGCCGGCGAGTTCCAGATGCGCAACGACCTGCCCGGCGACAGTCCCCGGCTGTACGCGGATGCCATCGGGGTCGAGAGGGTCTACGTGAACGGCGCCTGCACGGTCGTGGACGGAACCCCGACCGGGAAGCTGCCGGGCCGTGTCCTGCGCTCCGGTGCCGACACCGAGACGACCGCAATCCCCGCCGACTCCTGA
- the fusA gene encoding elongation factor G — MKAFVSEGIRNVVLVGPPGSGKTSLAEAMLYRAGTLSRVGRVEDASTVCDHEPEEKEVGHSLTTALATLEWNDHKVNLLDTPGTFDFAGEAVGAMAVADLAIFVVDASTGLDHATIDLWRQAADRNLPRMVFVNKLDREHTSFERVLADLQAAFGTGVAPLEIPIGEAGAFHGIADLLTDTAWIYDSGHAELGEIPEEMEETEHQIHDSLVENIVVADDDLLERFLDGDIPTLEELETVLGRGVAAGTVFPVVCGSATIPIAVDRLCNFIVEVGPSPLDRPPVTVVVGGREVEVVPDPTADTLVQVFKTAVDPYLGHISYFRVLTGTVKRDIHLTNGRTGDDERLRNVMSLQGGESVDVDRLPAGDIGAVAKLQATLTGDTLSAVGRATAPAIGFPSPMLEMAVTARVRNDEDKLANALHRLVDEDPVLTVTRNSETRQTLLGGLGETHLRNVMARLERKFGVKVDTDDVRVAYRETITAKSSAEGKYKKQSGGHGQFGVASIRIEPLPSGSGFEFADEVTGGAIPRQFITAVEAGVAEAMSHGGSSGYPVVDVKVAVFDGRHHSVDSSEMSFKMAGRLAFQEALRGARPVVLEPVVAVEVTIPSDCLGDVMGDLSSRRATVQGSEVDRWGAQVISAMAPEAEMLRYSIDLRSITGGRGRFTARHDHYSRVPPGVDVPAPPEG, encoded by the coding sequence GTGAAGGCCTTTGTGTCGGAAGGCATCCGCAACGTGGTCCTGGTAGGGCCGCCCGGTTCGGGAAAGACCTCCCTGGCCGAGGCGATGCTCTACAGGGCCGGAACCCTCAGCCGGGTGGGCCGGGTCGAGGACGCCTCCACGGTCTGTGACCACGAGCCCGAGGAGAAGGAGGTCGGACACTCGCTGACCACTGCCCTGGCCACGTTGGAGTGGAACGACCACAAGGTCAACCTCCTCGACACCCCGGGAACGTTCGACTTCGCCGGCGAGGCGGTCGGTGCCATGGCGGTCGCCGACCTAGCCATCTTCGTGGTCGACGCATCCACCGGCCTCGACCACGCCACCATCGACCTGTGGCGACAGGCCGCCGACCGGAACCTGCCCCGGATGGTCTTCGTGAACAAGTTGGACAGGGAGCACACCAGCTTCGAGAGGGTGCTGGCGGACCTCCAGGCTGCGTTCGGTACCGGCGTGGCGCCGTTGGAGATACCCATCGGCGAGGCCGGAGCGTTCCACGGAATCGCCGACCTGCTCACCGACACCGCCTGGATCTACGACAGTGGCCACGCGGAGCTGGGTGAGATCCCCGAGGAGATGGAGGAGACGGAGCACCAGATCCACGACTCCCTGGTGGAGAACATCGTGGTGGCAGATGACGACCTGCTGGAGCGGTTCTTGGATGGAGACATCCCGACATTGGAGGAGCTGGAGACGGTGCTGGGCCGGGGCGTTGCCGCCGGCACGGTGTTCCCGGTGGTATGCGGATCGGCCACCATCCCGATCGCCGTGGACAGGTTGTGCAACTTCATCGTCGAGGTCGGGCCATCGCCTCTGGACCGTCCACCGGTGACGGTTGTAGTCGGGGGCCGTGAGGTCGAGGTGGTGCCCGATCCGACCGCAGACACCCTCGTCCAGGTCTTCAAGACGGCCGTCGACCCGTACCTCGGCCACATCTCGTACTTCCGTGTTCTGACTGGGACGGTGAAGCGCGACATCCACCTCACCAACGGACGTACTGGCGACGACGAGCGCCTCCGCAACGTCATGAGCCTGCAGGGAGGCGAGTCGGTCGACGTGGACCGGTTGCCGGCCGGCGACATCGGAGCTGTGGCGAAGTTGCAGGCCACGCTGACCGGCGACACCCTTTCCGCTGTCGGTAGGGCAACCGCCCCGGCCATCGGATTTCCGTCACCGATGCTGGAGATGGCGGTCACGGCACGGGTCCGCAACGACGAGGACAAGTTGGCCAACGCCCTGCACCGCCTCGTGGACGAGGACCCGGTGCTGACGGTCACCCGCAACTCCGAGACCCGCCAGACGCTGCTCGGTGGACTGGGGGAGACCCACCTCCGGAACGTGATGGCCCGCCTGGAGCGGAAGTTCGGCGTCAAGGTCGACACCGATGACGTGCGCGTCGCCTATCGCGAGACGATTACGGCGAAGTCCTCGGCCGAGGGAAAGTACAAGAAGCAGAGCGGTGGACACGGGCAGTTCGGCGTCGCCTCCATCCGGATCGAGCCGCTGCCCTCTGGGTCCGGCTTCGAGTTCGCCGACGAGGTGACCGGTGGGGCTATTCCCCGGCAGTTCATCACGGCCGTCGAGGCGGGCGTCGCCGAGGCCATGTCCCATGGGGGATCCTCGGGCTATCCGGTGGTCGACGTGAAGGTAGCCGTGTTCGACGGCAGGCACCACTCGGTCGACTCCTCGGAGATGAGCTTCAAGATGGCCGGCCGGTTGGCCTTCCAGGAGGCTCTGAGAGGTGCCCGCCCGGTGGTGCTGGAGCCGGTTGTCGCAGTTGAGGTGACGATTCCCTCGGACTGCCTGGGTGATGTCATGGGTGACCTGTCGTCACGTAGGGCGACCGTGCAGGGCTCGGAGGTGGACAGGTGGGGGGCCCAGGTGATCAGCGCCATGGCCCCGGAGGCCGAGATGCTTCGCTACTCGATCGACCTGCGGTCCATCACCGGCGGTCGTGGCCGCTTCACCGCACGGCACGACCACTACTCCCGGGTTCCGCCCGGCGTGGACGTTCCGGCGCCTCCCGAGGGCTGA